The Caldibacillus debilis DSM 16016 genome includes a window with the following:
- a CDS encoding YaiI/YqxD family protein, whose protein sequence is MKIWIDADGCPVVDIAVQVAGEFHIPACIVCDTSHYIIREGAETLTVSEGKDAADFAILNRVRKKDIVVTQDYGLAALILAKGGYAIHPKGLIYSETNIDRLLAQRQLAQKMRLAGVRMKGPKKRLATDDLLFRERLVGLCRTAIAERKDEEGQDPKGR, encoded by the coding sequence ATGAAGATATGGATCGATGCCGACGGTTGTCCGGTCGTTGACATTGCCGTACAGGTCGCCGGGGAATTCCATATCCCCGCCTGCATCGTTTGCGATACGTCCCATTATATCATCCGTGAGGGCGCGGAGACGCTCACCGTGTCCGAGGGGAAGGATGCGGCGGATTTTGCCATCCTGAACCGCGTCCGGAAAAAAGATATTGTCGTCACCCAGGATTACGGCCTGGCGGCGTTGATCCTCGCCAAGGGAGGATACGCCATTCATCCGAAGGGCCTGATCTACTCGGAAACCAATATCGACCGGCTGCTTGCGCAAAGGCAGCTTGCCCAAAAGATGCGCCTGGCCGGGGTCCGGATGAAGGGACCAAAAAAGCGGTTGGCAACGGACGATCTCCTTTTTCGGGAACGGCTCGTCGGTTTGTGCCGGACCGCCATCGCGGAAAGAAAAGACGAAGAAGGGCAAGATCCGAAGGGCCGATGA
- the tsaD gene encoding tRNA (adenosine(37)-N6)-threonylcarbamoyltransferase complex transferase subunit TsaD, with product MKQDQFILGIETSCDETAAAVVKNGKIVLSNVVASQIESHKRFGGVVPEIASRHHVEQITLVIEAAMEQAGIGFRDLTAIAVTKGPGLVGALLIGIEAAKTLAFAHRLPLVPVHHIAGHIYANRLEREMEFPLIALVVSGGHTELIYMKEHGSFRLIGETRDDAAGEAFDKVARTLNLPYPGGPQIDRLAREGKPVIDLPRAWLEKDSYDFSFSGLKSAVIYALRDAEERGETIDPKDLAASFQASVVEVLAEKTVRAAKEFQAKQVLVAGGVAANRGLREKMAEAMKSLPGVPLVIPSLELCTDNAAMIAACGSVLFEKGVRADLTLNADPSYGLVESSG from the coding sequence ATGAAACAGGACCAATTCATTTTAGGCATCGAAACAAGCTGTGACGAAACGGCCGCCGCCGTCGTGAAGAACGGAAAAATCGTCTTGTCCAATGTGGTCGCCTCGCAAATCGAAAGCCATAAGCGTTTCGGCGGGGTGGTGCCGGAGATCGCTTCCAGGCATCATGTGGAGCAGATTACCCTCGTGATCGAAGCGGCGATGGAACAAGCCGGGATCGGTTTCCGTGACTTGACGGCGATTGCGGTCACAAAAGGGCCGGGGCTGGTCGGAGCCTTATTGATCGGCATCGAGGCGGCGAAAACGTTGGCCTTCGCCCATCGGCTTCCCCTCGTTCCGGTTCATCACATCGCCGGGCATATTTATGCCAACCGGCTGGAACGGGAAATGGAATTCCCCTTGATCGCCCTCGTCGTCTCGGGAGGCCACACGGAACTCATTTACATGAAGGAACATGGGAGTTTCCGGCTGATCGGGGAAACGAGGGATGATGCGGCGGGAGAAGCCTTTGATAAGGTTGCCCGCACCCTCAATCTTCCCTATCCGGGGGGGCCGCAGATCGACCGTCTCGCCCGCGAAGGGAAGCCGGTGATCGATCTTCCCCGCGCCTGGCTGGAAAAGGATTCCTACGACTTCAGTTTCAGCGGTTTAAAATCGGCGGTGATCTATGCCCTTCGGGACGCGGAAGAGCGGGGAGAGACGATCGACCCGAAGGATCTTGCCGCAAGCTTCCAAGCGAGCGTCGTAGAGGTGCTGGCGGAAAAAACGGTCCGGGCGGCGAAGGAGTTTCAGGCCAAACAGGTGCTGGTGGCCGGGGGAGTCGCGGCCAACCGGGGATTGCGGGAAAAAATGGCGGAAGCGATGAAATCTCTTCCCGGCGTACCCTTGGTCATCCCCTCCCTGGAATTATGCACCGACAACGCCGCCATGATCGCCGCATGCGGCAGTGTTTTATTTGAAAAAGGGGTGCGCGCCGATTTGACGCTGAATGCCGATCCGTCCTACGGCCTTGTGGAGTCTTCAGGATGA
- the rimI gene encoding ribosomal protein S18-alanine N-acetyltransferase has product METALTFRQLTVADVDEILKIENVSFSLPWTREAFIRELTMNPYALYTGACLDGNLVGYCGIWIIMDEAHITNIAVLPEFRGRKIGEKLLRHVMDTAKRRGAKTVTLEVRISNTVAQNLYKKLGFVYGGIRKGYYTDNYEDAIVMWVRI; this is encoded by the coding sequence ATGGAGACGGCACTGACCTTCAGGCAGTTAACCGTGGCGGACGTGGATGAGATTTTAAAAATTGAAAACGTGTCCTTTTCGCTGCCGTGGACGCGGGAAGCGTTCATCCGGGAACTGACGATGAATCCCTATGCCCTTTACACCGGGGCATGCCTCGACGGCAACTTGGTCGGCTATTGCGGCATCTGGATCATCATGGACGAGGCCCATATCACCAATATCGCCGTTCTTCCGGAATTCCGCGGCAGAAAGATCGGAGAAAAATTGCTGCGGCATGTGATGGACACGGCAAAACGGAGGGGGGCGAAAACCGTTACCTTGGAAGTGAGAATTTCCAATACGGTCGCCCAAAACCTGTATAAAAAATTGGGGTTTGTTTACGGCGGCATCCGCAAAGGATACTATACGGACAATTATGAAGACGCAATCGTCATGTGGGTGAGGATATGA
- the tsaB gene encoding tRNA (adenosine(37)-N6)-threonylcarbamoyltransferase complex dimerization subunit type 1 TsaB, with amino-acid sequence MNILAIDTSTEIMGIGLINGEKVLGEYVTNIKRTHSVRVLAAVRELLDDCRVTLPEINKVVVTSGPGSYTGLRIGITIAKTLAWTMNIPLSGVSTLQVMAASGGKNFGGFIAPVIDARRGNIYSGLYRWNAAGKPEPVLEDRHVSAKEWAERLSRYSEQILFLGYDATKHEQTFAEVLGERALFGSLTDHLIRPAELARLGMEAPAADVHSFTPSYLRLAEAEAKWREKNG; translated from the coding sequence ATGAATATTTTGGCCATTGACACATCCACGGAAATCATGGGCATAGGATTAATCAACGGGGAAAAAGTGCTCGGGGAATACGTGACGAATATTAAACGGACCCATTCGGTCCGGGTCTTGGCCGCCGTTCGGGAACTTTTGGACGACTGCCGGGTGACTTTGCCGGAAATCAACAAGGTCGTCGTAACCAGCGGCCCGGGTTCCTACACCGGACTCCGGATCGGAATCACCATCGCCAAAACCCTGGCCTGGACCATGAATATTCCCCTGTCGGGCGTTTCCACCCTGCAAGTCATGGCGGCATCCGGGGGGAAAAACTTCGGCGGCTTCATTGCCCCGGTCATTGATGCCCGCCGGGGGAATATCTATTCCGGCCTGTATCGGTGGAACGCTGCGGGAAAACCGGAACCCGTCCTGGAAGACCGGCATGTTTCGGCGAAAGAATGGGCGGAACGTTTAAGCCGTTATTCGGAACAGATCTTGTTTTTAGGTTATGATGCCACAAAACATGAACAAACCTTTGCGGAAGTTTTGGGCGAAAGGGCGCTGTTCGGCAGCTTGACCGATCACCTGATCCGGCCCGCGGAATTGGCCCGGCTCGGAATGGAAGCCCCCGCCGCCGACGTCCATTCGTTTACGCCGAGCTATTTGCGCCTGGCGGAAGCGGAAGCCAAATGGCGGGAAAAAAACGGATAA
- the tsaE gene encoding tRNA (adenosine(37)-N6)-threonylcarbamoyltransferase complex ATPase subunit type 1 TsaE, whose product MEKYEILINYLEETLQLAERLSRHLKPGDVLCLEGDLGAGKTSFTKGIAKGLGVEETVKSPTFTIIREYEGKEFPLYHMDVYRLKDSREDLGFDEYFHGDGVTVVEWAHLIEDQLPDQYLAIRFFIAGENRRRLFFEPRGERYKSLCKEFFHEYFGH is encoded by the coding sequence ATGGAAAAATATGAAATCCTCATCAATTATTTGGAAGAAACCCTGCAGCTCGCAGAACGGCTGAGCCGGCATCTTAAACCGGGGGACGTGCTTTGTCTCGAAGGGGATTTGGGGGCGGGAAAGACGTCCTTTACGAAGGGAATTGCCAAAGGATTGGGCGTCGAAGAGACGGTCAAAAGCCCCACCTTTACGATCATCCGGGAATACGAGGGAAAGGAATTTCCTTTGTATCACATGGATGTTTACCGTTTGAAGGATTCCCGGGAAGATTTGGGGTTTGACGAATACTTTCACGGGGACGGTGTCACCGTCGTCGAATGGGCCCATTTGATCGAAGACCAGCTTCCCGATCAATACTTGGCCATCCGCTTTTTTATTGCCGGCGAAAACAGGCGGAGGCTGTTTTTTGAACCGCGCGGCGAGCGGTACAAATCATTATGCAAGGAGTTTTTCCATGAATATTTTGGCCATTGA
- a CDS encoding M3 family oligoendopeptidase — protein sequence MLKFENYPYERPKMAEINDQFDGLLKNFVNASSLEAAKAALQEINRLRSRLSTLENLVYIRSTVDVSDPFYQKEREFFDAVMPEFEERVTRFYRALADSAYRKELEKEFGSQLFKLAEYKIKSFSEEVIPLLQEENKLTTEYEKLGASAQIKFRGKTWTLSQLDFFLQDPDRDTRKEAAALKYGFFADHAETYNEIFDKLVKLRNERAVKLGYKNFVELGYLLMNRIDYDARMVGAFRKQVREHIVPVAAEIYKRQRERIGVDALKFYDESFYFRSGNAKPKGPTEWMIENGKTMYRGLAKETEEFFQFMLDRNLMDLESKPNKAPGGYCTYLEDYQSPFIFANFNGTAGDVNVLTHEFGHAFQVYCSRDFSVPEYFHPTHESAEISSMSMEFFTWPWMHLFFGEDALKYQYSHLTDALTFIPYGAAVDEFQHLVYANPDWTPQERNQAWRQLEHIYLPHRDYDGNEYLEGGGYWHRQLHIFEDPFYYIDYTLAQICAFQFWKRDREDHEGAWQDYVRLCRLGGSRSFLNLAKAANLRSPFEKGTVSSVIAPIKEWLEQVDDKAL from the coding sequence GTGTTAAAATTTGAAAATTATCCTTATGAGCGGCCGAAGATGGCCGAGATAAACGACCAGTTCGACGGTTTGTTGAAAAATTTTGTCAATGCCTCCTCCTTGGAGGCGGCCAAGGCGGCCTTGCAGGAAATCAACCGGCTGCGGAGCCGGCTGTCCACCCTGGAAAATCTCGTGTACATCCGTTCGACCGTCGATGTCAGCGATCCTTTTTACCAAAAGGAGCGGGAATTTTTTGACGCGGTCATGCCGGAGTTCGAGGAACGGGTGACCAGGTTTTACAGGGCGTTGGCGGATTCGGCCTACCGGAAGGAACTGGAGAAGGAGTTCGGCAGCCAACTGTTTAAGCTTGCGGAATACAAAATCAAGTCTTTTTCTGAGGAAGTTATTCCCCTTTTGCAAGAGGAAAACAAGCTGACGACGGAATACGAAAAATTGGGGGCTTCCGCGCAAATCAAGTTCCGCGGGAAGACATGGACCCTGTCCCAGCTCGATTTCTTCCTGCAGGATCCCGACAGGGACACCCGCAAGGAGGCCGCGGCTCTAAAATACGGTTTTTTTGCCGACCATGCGGAAACGTATAATGAGATTTTCGACAAGCTCGTCAAGCTGCGGAATGAACGGGCGGTGAAACTCGGCTATAAAAACTTTGTGGAACTGGGCTATCTGCTCATGAACCGCATCGATTACGACGCCCGCATGGTTGGAGCATTCCGGAAGCAAGTGCGGGAACATATCGTTCCCGTGGCTGCGGAAATTTACAAAAGGCAGCGGGAACGGATCGGCGTGGATGCCTTGAAATTTTACGATGAAAGTTTTTATTTCCGAAGCGGAAACGCCAAACCGAAGGGTCCGACGGAATGGATGATTGAAAACGGGAAAACCATGTACCGCGGGTTGGCAAAAGAAACGGAAGAATTTTTCCAATTTATGCTTGATCGGAATTTAATGGATTTGGAATCGAAACCGAACAAAGCGCCGGGCGGCTATTGCACCTATCTGGAAGATTATCAGTCACCGTTCATTTTTGCCAATTTTAACGGCACCGCAGGAGACGTGAACGTGTTGACCCACGAATTCGGCCACGCCTTTCAAGTCTATTGCAGCCGGGATTTTTCCGTGCCCGAGTATTTCCATCCGACCCACGAATCGGCGGAGATTTCCTCGATGAGCATGGAATTTTTCACCTGGCCGTGGATGCACCTGTTCTTCGGGGAAGATGCCCTGAAATATCAATACAGCCATTTGACCGACGCCCTGACCTTCATTCCCTACGGAGCGGCGGTGGATGAATTTCAGCATTTGGTTTACGCGAATCCGGATTGGACGCCGCAGGAGCGGAATCAGGCCTGGCGGCAATTGGAACACATCTACCTCCCGCACCGGGATTATGACGGAAACGAATATTTGGAAGGAGGGGGATATTGGCACCGGCAGCTCCATATTTTTGAGGATCCCTTTTACTATATCGATTACACCCTCGCCCAAATCTGCGCCTTCCAATTTTGGAAACGGGACCGGGAGGATCATGAAGGGGCTTGGCAGGATTATGTGCGCCTTTGCCGGCTGGGCGGTTCCCGATCCTTTTTGAACCTGGCAAAAGCGGCGAATCTTCGTTCTCCCTTTGAAAAGGGGACCGTTTCCTCCGTGATCGCGCCGATCAAGGAGTGGCTGGAGCAGGTGGACGACAAAGCGCTGTAA
- a CDS encoding SprT family protein — protein sequence MDDERLQRLTEEISLKFFSRPFLHRATFNPRLRTTGGRYLLASGNIEINKKYFDAHGMPELIGIIKHELCHYHLHQTGKGFRHKDKDFKRLIEKVGAPRYCTPLPGQGAAGKPEKIHLYRCSRCGALYRRKRRINTEKFVCGRCLGKLVAYRT from the coding sequence ATGGACGACGAGCGGCTGCAACGGCTGACGGAAGAGATTTCCCTCAAGTTTTTCTCACGCCCCTTTCTCCACCGGGCGACGTTTAATCCCAGGCTGCGGACGACCGGGGGCAGGTATCTTTTGGCAAGCGGAAATATCGAGATCAACAAAAAATATTTTGATGCCCATGGCATGCCGGAGTTAATCGGCATCATTAAACATGAGCTTTGCCATTATCATCTTCATCAAACGGGGAAAGGTTTTCGCCATAAGGACAAAGACTTCAAGCGGCTGATCGAAAAAGTGGGGGCCCCGCGGTATTGCACACCGCTGCCGGGGCAGGGCGCCGCGGGAAAACCGGAAAAAATCCATCTTTACCGGTGCAGTCGGTGCGGGGCTTTGTACCGGAGAAAACGGAGGATCAATACCGAAAAATTCGTTTGCGGAAGATGCCTGGGGAAACTGGTGGCCTACCGGACGTGA
- a CDS encoding Tex family protein yields MTGVNRLVQVFERDSAYLAVAKALNLKASQVKSVIELTEEGNTIPFIARYRKERTGALDEVAIRDILERWNYLLHLEERKSEVLRLIGEQGKLTEELAAQIRAASKLQEVEDLYRPYKQKRRTKAAIAKERGLEPLARWMLSCPASGDLLEEASRYVREDLEVNSAEEAVGGAKDIIAEYAADQAEIRNWIRSETMKNGVIQSAVKDESKDEKRVYEMYYDYQEPVAKIVPHRVLALNRGEKEGVLKVSIRPDTEKILAYLKRRFITDENCVCAKELEEALEDGYRRLIQPSIEREVRNELTERAEEQAIHVFSENLRKLLLQPPLKGKIVLGVDPAYRTGCKLAVVDETGKLLHVDVIYPHPPAEKREEAKSKVLLLLKKYRVDIIAIGNGTASRETEQFIGDVLQEADERVFYTIVNEAGASVYSASDLAREEFPDLQVEERSAVSIARRIQDPLAELVKIDPKSVGVGQYQHDVSGKKLQESLQFVVETVVNQVGVNVNTASVSLLQYVSGLSKAVAKNIVKYREENGKFQNREELKKIPRLGAKTYEQCIGFLRIPDGDEPLDRTGIHPENYASAKKLLRTLGLSAADLGTEKLAEKLKGADVRKIAEEIGIGEYTLKDILDSFMRPERDPRDDLPKPLLRKDVLRLEDLKPGMELQGTVRNVVDFGAFIDIGVKQDGLVHISKMSKGYIKHPLDAVSVGDIVTVWVEQVDVQKGRISLTMIPK; encoded by the coding sequence ATGACGGGAGTGAATCGTTTGGTTCAGGTTTTCGAAAGAGATTCGGCCTATCTGGCGGTCGCCAAGGCGTTGAACCTTAAGGCCAGCCAGGTGAAAAGCGTCATCGAGCTGACGGAGGAAGGGAACACGATCCCTTTCATCGCCAGATACCGGAAGGAAAGGACCGGCGCTTTGGATGAAGTCGCCATCCGCGACATCCTGGAGCGCTGGAATTATCTTTTACATTTGGAAGAAAGAAAATCGGAAGTCCTGCGGCTCATCGGCGAACAGGGAAAGCTGACGGAGGAACTCGCCGCGCAAATCCGGGCGGCGTCCAAGCTCCAAGAGGTGGAAGATTTATACCGGCCCTATAAACAAAAACGGCGCACCAAGGCCGCCATCGCCAAGGAACGGGGGCTGGAGCCGCTGGCCCGCTGGATGCTTTCCTGTCCCGCGTCGGGGGATTTGCTCGAAGAGGCATCCCGGTACGTCCGTGAAGATTTGGAAGTAAACAGCGCGGAAGAGGCGGTCGGCGGCGCGAAGGACATCATCGCCGAATATGCCGCCGACCAGGCGGAAATCCGCAACTGGATCCGTTCGGAAACGATGAAGAACGGCGTGATCCAATCGGCCGTGAAAGACGAAAGCAAGGACGAAAAACGGGTATATGAAATGTATTACGATTATCAGGAGCCGGTGGCCAAAATTGTCCCCCACCGGGTGCTCGCCTTGAACCGCGGGGAAAAGGAAGGGGTTTTAAAGGTTTCGATCCGGCCGGATACGGAGAAGATCTTGGCCTATTTAAAACGGCGGTTCATAACCGATGAAAACTGTGTCTGCGCCAAAGAGCTGGAGGAGGCCTTGGAAGACGGGTACAGGCGTCTGATCCAGCCGTCCATCGAAAGGGAAGTGCGCAACGAATTGACGGAGAGGGCGGAAGAACAGGCGATCCATGTTTTTTCCGAAAACTTGCGGAAGCTGCTGCTTCAGCCGCCGTTGAAGGGGAAGATCGTCCTCGGCGTCGATCCCGCCTACCGGACCGGATGCAAATTGGCGGTCGTCGATGAAACGGGAAAATTGCTTCACGTGGACGTCATTTATCCCCACCCGCCGGCGGAAAAGCGGGAGGAAGCGAAAAGCAAAGTGCTTCTCCTTTTGAAGAAATACCGGGTGGATATCATCGCCATCGGAAACGGAACCGCGTCCAGGGAGACGGAACAATTTATCGGCGACGTTTTGCAGGAGGCGGATGAAAGAGTTTTTTACACCATCGTCAACGAAGCCGGGGCCAGCGTATATTCGGCTTCCGATTTGGCCAGGGAAGAATTCCCCGATTTGCAGGTGGAGGAAAGGAGCGCGGTGTCCATTGCCCGGAGGATCCAGGATCCCTTGGCCGAACTGGTGAAGATCGATCCGAAATCCGTCGGCGTCGGCCAATACCAGCACGATGTATCCGGCAAAAAATTGCAGGAATCTTTGCAATTTGTCGTCGAAACCGTCGTCAACCAGGTCGGGGTGAATGTGAACACCGCTTCCGTCTCCCTGTTGCAATACGTCTCGGGATTGTCCAAGGCCGTGGCGAAAAACATCGTGAAATACCGGGAAGAAAACGGCAAATTTCAAAACCGGGAAGAGTTGAAAAAGATCCCGAGGCTCGGCGCCAAAACCTACGAGCAGTGCATCGGCTTTTTGCGCATCCCCGACGGGGACGAGCCCCTGGATCGCACCGGCATCCACCCCGAAAATTATGCGAGCGCGAAAAAACTGCTGCGAACCTTGGGGCTCTCGGCGGCGGATCTGGGGACGGAAAAATTGGCTGAAAAACTGAAGGGGGCGGACGTCCGGAAAATCGCCGAAGAAATCGGCATCGGCGAATACACGTTAAAGGATATCCTGGATTCATTCATGCGTCCGGAACGGGATCCGCGGGACGATTTGCCGAAGCCGCTGTTGAGAAAGGACGTCCTTCGGCTCGAGGATTTGAAGCCGGGAATGGAATTGCAAGGAACGGTCCGCAACGTGGTGGACTTCGGCGCCTTTATCGATATCGGCGTGAAACAGGACGGGCTTGTGCATATCTCCAAGATGAGCAAAGGCTACATCAAACATCCCCTCGATGCCGTATCCGTCGGGGACATCGTGACCGTCTGGGTGGAGCAGGTGGATGTGCAAAAAGGACGGATCTCCTTGACGATGATTCCAAAATAA
- a CDS encoding SRPBCC family protein, translating into MSLTLSLDFQFNASIEKVWNALTDSDTLAKWIMENNFKPIVGHKFQFRTEPNEWWDGIIEGEVLIVDPPNRLSYTWESAGEKHTVTWTLQDLGNGKVNLHLEQIGFSNAKGVQGAKYGWSRWIGELEKVLDQ; encoded by the coding sequence ATGAGTTTAACATTATCTTTGGATTTTCAATTCAACGCATCGATCGAGAAGGTTTGGAACGCATTAACAGATTCGGATACTCTTGCAAAATGGATAATGGAAAATAACTTTAAACCAATCGTAGGACATAAATTTCAATTCCGAACTGAGCCAAATGAATGGTGGGATGGAATTATTGAAGGTGAAGTGCTTATCGTGGACCCGCCAAACCGGTTGTCCTATACTTGGGAAAGCGCAGGGGAGAAGCACACGGTCACCTGGACGCTGCAGGATTTAGGGAACGGAAAGGTTAACCTTCATCTCGAACAAATCGGATTCTCAAATGCTAAAGGAGTCCAAGGCGCTAAGTATGGCTGGAGTCGATGGATCGGCGAGCTTGAAAAAGTGTTGGATCAATAA
- a CDS encoding transposase, translated as MCPDIQELGYGARFVFGCTNGFLEGINNHTKLIKRNAVWIQEL; from the coding sequence ATGTGTCCGGACATTCAGGAATTGGGATATGGAGCTCGTTTTGTTTTTGGCTGCACGAATGGCTTTTTGGAAGGGATCAATAATCATACGAAACTGATCAAACGCAATGCGGTATGGATTCAGGAACTTTAG
- a CDS encoding type II toxin-antitoxin system PemK/MazF family toxin: MIVRRGDVYFADLSPVVGSEQGGVRPVLVLQNDIGNRFSPTVIVAAITAQIQKAKLPTHVEISAEKYGFDRDSVILLEQIRTIDKQRLTDKITHLDDEMMAKVDRALQISLGLIDF, translated from the coding sequence TTGATTGTAAGGCGAGGCGATGTTTATTTTGCTGACCTTTCCCCTGTGGTCGGCTCCGAGCAAGGGGGGGTGCGCCCGGTATTAGTCCTGCAAAATGATATAGGAAATCGCTTTAGCCCGACCGTGATCGTTGCAGCGATTACCGCGCAGATCCAAAAAGCGAAATTGCCCACCCATGTGGAAATCAGCGCCGAGAAATACGGGTTCGACAGGGATTCCGTCATATTGCTGGAACAGATCCGCACCATCGACAAGCAACGGCTCACCGACAAGATCACCCATCTGGATGATGAGATGATGGCCAAAGTGGACAGGGCGCTGCAAATCAGCCTGGGACTGATCGATTTTTGA
- the alr gene encoding alanine racemase encodes MHYYRDTWMEIRLDAISENVRNIRRHLAEGTELMAVVKADGYGHGAEETAEAALEAGAKWIGVAMLDEALFLRKRGIDAPILVLGYCPPQHAQVAAENRISLTAFQEGWLEEAGRHLTSPLNIHVKCDTGMGRLGVRTLDELDSLLAALKKSKWIRTEGVFTHFAAADTLEGDYYQKQLEKFQAFLSRFPERPEWIHASNSAAALLHPEAAFNLVRTGIVMYGLSPSEEIKPALPFPLKPALSLHSRLSHVKKAEKGAKISYGCTYTAEQDEWIGTVPIGYADGWLRDLQGQEVLVNGKRAPIVGRICMDQCMIRLPERVEPGTLVTLIGRQGDEEISADEIARKRNTINYEIVSTLSQRIPRIYKQGEKIVKIKNALFS; translated from the coding sequence ATGCATTATTACAGGGATACGTGGATGGAAATCCGATTGGATGCCATCTCGGAAAATGTCCGGAATATCCGCCGCCATTTGGCCGAAGGTACGGAACTCATGGCGGTCGTGAAGGCGGACGGATACGGCCACGGGGCGGAAGAGACGGCGGAGGCCGCCTTGGAGGCGGGCGCCAAGTGGATCGGTGTCGCCATGTTGGATGAGGCGCTTTTTTTGCGCAAACGGGGGATTGACGCCCCCATACTCGTCCTTGGCTATTGCCCGCCGCAGCACGCCCAAGTCGCCGCGGAAAACCGCATCTCCTTGACGGCCTTCCAGGAAGGGTGGCTGGAGGAGGCCGGGCGCCATTTGACCTCTCCTTTGAACATTCATGTCAAATGCGATACGGGAATGGGAAGATTGGGCGTCCGGACCCTCGACGAACTCGATTCGCTGCTTGCGGCGCTGAAAAAAAGCAAATGGATCCGCACCGAAGGGGTCTTTACCCATTTCGCCGCGGCGGATACCTTGGAAGGGGACTATTATCAAAAACAATTGGAAAAATTCCAGGCGTTTCTGTCCCGCTTTCCGGAGCGTCCCGAATGGATCCATGCGAGCAACAGCGCGGCGGCCCTTTTGCATCCCGAAGCCGCTTTTAACCTCGTCCGGACCGGCATCGTCATGTACGGCCTCTCCCCTTCGGAAGAAATCAAGCCGGCGCTCCCGTTTCCTTTAAAACCGGCCCTGTCTCTCCATTCCAGGCTCAGCCACGTCAAAAAGGCGGAAAAAGGGGCAAAAATCAGCTACGGCTGCACGTACACGGCGGAACAGGACGAGTGGATCGGCACCGTTCCGATCGGCTACGCGGACGGCTGGCTGAGGGACCTGCAAGGCCAGGAAGTGCTGGTCAACGGGAAGAGGGCCCCGATCGTCGGAAGGATCTGCATGGACCAATGCATGATCAGGCTGCCGGAAAGGGTGGAGCCGGGCACGCTGGTCACCCTCATCGGCAGGCAGGGGGACGAGGAAATTTCCGCCGATGAAATTGCCCGGAAGCGGAACACGATCAATTACGAGATCGTCAGCACCCTTTCCCAGCGGATTCCCCGGATTTACAAACAGGGAGAGAAAATCGTGAAGATCAAAAATGCCCTGTTTTCATGA
- a CDS encoding sporulation protein: MSFVNKLLASVGIGSATVDTKIFRSELVPGEKVEGIVQIRGGNVEQQIDSIYLSLYTTYELKKDDRRVREQIQIGRYRLTQSLVIRPNEGKEIPFSFELPLDTPLTIGKTKVWVRTGLDIKNAVDPADRDYISIVPTPLTGAIFHSLSQLGFRLRNADCEQAKGIFRNRLPFIQEFEFVPVRGPFRGKLDELEVVFFPKRQGVEVLMEVDRKARGFASLLAEALEMDESLVRFTVSEQDIPNLTEIIGSVISRYS, from the coding sequence ATGTCATTCGTGAACAAGCTCTTGGCAAGCGTCGGGATCGGCTCGGCGACAGTGGATACGAAAATTTTCCGGAGCGAGTTGGTTCCCGGCGAGAAAGTGGAGGGGATCGTGCAAATCCGAGGAGGGAATGTCGAGCAACAAATTGACAGCATTTATCTTTCTTTGTATACGACATATGAATTGAAAAAAGATGACCGGCGGGTAAGGGAACAAATCCAGATCGGCCGCTACCGGCTTACCCAATCCCTCGTCATCCGGCCGAATGAAGGAAAGGAAATTCCCTTTTCCTTTGAGCTGCCGCTCGACACCCCGCTTACCATCGGGAAAACGAAAGTGTGGGTGCGGACGGGGTTGGACATTAAAAATGCCGTCGATCCCGCTGACCGTGATTACATTTCCATTGTCCCGACGCCGTTGACCGGTGCAATTTTTCACTCATTGAGCCAATTAGGGTTCCGTTTGCGGAATGCCGATTGTGAACAGGCGAAAGGGATTTTCCGCAACCGCCTCCCTTTCATTCAGGAATTTGAATTTGTTCCCGTGCGCGGGCCGTTTCGGGGCAAACTTGACGAATTGGAGGTCGTCTTCTTTCCGAAACGCCAGGGAGTCGAAGTGTTGATGGAAGTGGACAGGAAAGCCCGAGGATTCGCCAGCTTATTGGCCGAGGCGCTGGAAATGGATGAAAGCCTGGTGAGATTTACGGTATCGGAACAGGATATTCCGAATTTGACCGAAATCATTGGCTCCGTTATATCCCGTTACAGTTAA